A part of Melittangium boletus DSM 14713 genomic DNA contains:
- a CDS encoding DUF3892 domain-containing protein → MVYITHIRLSAGGTTLKHITDLYWHNPQTGESGASPRANMVDWIDRGGDARVKDQQGEVKVEVVRDQPPYLRTVANGRTTDNLLSLPRF, encoded by the coding sequence ATGGTCTACATCACCCACATTCGGCTGTCCGCGGGCGGAACCACGCTCAAGCACATCACTGATTTGTACTGGCACAATCCCCAGACCGGAGAGTCCGGTGCTAGCCCCCGCGCGAACATGGTGGATTGGATTGACAGGGGAGGAGATGCCCGGGTCAAGGATCAGCAGGGCGAGGTGAAGGTGGAGGTCGTGAGGGACCAGCCACCCTACTTGAGGACCGTGGCCAATGGCCGCACCACGGACAACCTGTTGTCGCTCCCCCGCTTCTAA
- a CDS encoding GNAT family N-acyltransferase, whose translation MTTLSCRVATTLRHLDDALNVRYAVFGSELGLLGGSALAAPREVNCFDTLETTSHVVVYADEVPVATTRLLLPNQEVARATGGRWGLALEDKVDLSSVGGTGLLFAESTRLCILHPWRHSEALLWLLAGLYWESRRRGVTHWIASANMETDCGEDARLIHQVAKHKGWLSQRWHVPNHPSPPPPETPLVPLYSEWERAGARRGQLDGLRMPGVLSFFARKMGARFISEPIYDPAFQRYSLPLVAALNEIPASTLRRFDALSVPAARGA comes from the coding sequence ATGACGACCCTGTCCTGCCGCGTCGCCACCACCCTGCGGCACCTCGATGATGCGCTCAATGTCCGCTACGCCGTCTTCGGCTCCGAGCTGGGTCTGCTCGGAGGTTCAGCCCTCGCGGCTCCTCGGGAGGTGAATTGCTTCGACACGCTCGAAACCACCTCTCATGTCGTCGTCTACGCGGACGAGGTGCCCGTGGCCACCACCCGGCTGCTGTTGCCCAACCAGGAAGTGGCGCGCGCCACCGGCGGACGGTGGGGCCTCGCGCTGGAAGACAAGGTGGATCTGTCGAGCGTGGGCGGCACGGGCCTCCTGTTCGCCGAGAGCACCCGCCTCTGTATCCTCCATCCCTGGCGTCATTCCGAAGCGCTCCTGTGGTTGCTGGCCGGGCTCTACTGGGAGAGCCGTCGGCGCGGGGTGACTCACTGGATTGCCTCCGCGAACATGGAAACGGATTGCGGAGAGGACGCGCGGCTCATCCACCAGGTCGCGAAACACAAGGGTTGGTTGAGCCAACGATGGCACGTGCCGAACCATCCCTCGCCTCCCCCTCCGGAGACGCCCCTCGTGCCCCTCTACTCCGAATGGGAGCGGGCGGGGGCCCGGCGGGGCCAGCTCGACGGCCTGAGGATGCCGGGGGTGTTGTCCTTCTTCGCCCGGAAGATGGGCGCGCGCTTCATCTCCGAGCCCATCTACGATCCGGCCTTCCAGCGCTACTCCCTGCCGCTGGTCGCCGCCCTGAATGAGATTCCCGCCAGCACCCTGCGCCGGTTCGACGCCTTGAGCGTCCCGGCCGCTCGCGGCGCCTGA
- a CDS encoding iron-containing redox enzyme family protein — protein MHMQTETSPLTTDWTQALELEARTLVAQLDAHPDARRLFEGTIDTTGYARYLMQTYHYVRWSTPLLIESGQRMKRSGRHPALGELLLQKAAEERGHERWLLADLKNLGWPAGRVEGSGRSPAVNAYIAWNRYTSMKGAPTAFLGTAYVLEYLSVARASKAVERLLAARLIPNIHKAVTFLRGHGSADEGHVAELTAVLRSLTDPEEQAAMILSARTTRVLYTGLFSCDERRS, from the coding sequence ATGCACATGCAGACCGAAACCTCCCCCCTGACGACGGATTGGACCCAGGCCCTGGAACTCGAGGCGCGCACGTTGGTGGCGCAGTTGGATGCCCATCCCGACGCCCGGCGGCTCTTCGAAGGCACCATCGACACGACTGGCTACGCCCGCTACCTGATGCAGACGTACCACTACGTCCGCTGGAGCACGCCCCTGCTGATCGAATCGGGACAGCGGATGAAGCGCTCGGGCCGCCACCCCGCGCTGGGAGAGTTGCTCTTGCAGAAGGCCGCCGAGGAGCGGGGCCACGAGCGCTGGTTGCTCGCGGACCTGAAGAACCTGGGCTGGCCGGCCGGGCGGGTCGAGGGCTCGGGACGCAGCCCGGCGGTCAATGCCTACATCGCCTGGAACCGATACACGTCCATGAAGGGCGCTCCCACGGCGTTCCTCGGCACCGCCTACGTGCTGGAGTACCTGTCCGTGGCGCGCGCCAGCAAGGCGGTGGAACGGCTGCTGGCGGCCCGGCTCATCCCCAACATCCACAAGGCCGTCACGTTCCTGAGGGGCCACGGGAGCGCGGATGAGGGCCACGTGGCCGAGCTGACGGCGGTGCTGCGCTCGCTGACGGATCCCGAGGAACAGGCCGCGATGATCCTGTCCGCCCGCACCACGCGCGTCCTCTACACGGGGCTTTTCTCGTGTGATGAGCGGAGGTCGTGA
- a CDS encoding sugar ABC transporter substrate-binding protein: MNLHSSTFSIRTAGMLAALLLVAPACKKDNPEAKGGTGQSAGGATSGGKIALMLPESKTARYETHDRPHFERKVRELCPDCEVLYSNADQDASKQQSQAEAALTNGARVLVLDPVDSASAAAIVARARQSKVAVLSYERLILNADVDYYISFDNEQVGRLQGQALVDKLKADGKESGTIVMLHGSPTDNNSKYYKSGSHSVIDGSGLKVGAEYDTPDWSPDKAQQEMEQAITRLGKDSIAGVYSANDGMASGAIAAMKAAGINPLPPVTGQDAELAAIQRILTGEQYMTVYKAIKLEGEIAAEVAVTLLRGGQPPAGRVNGKVNNGTKDVPSILLPAQIVTKDNVKSTVIADGFWTAAQLCEGSYASACATAQITP, encoded by the coding sequence ATGAACCTGCATTCATCGACGTTTTCAATTCGCACCGCGGGAATGCTCGCCGCGCTGCTGCTCGTGGCCCCCGCCTGCAAGAAGGACAACCCGGAGGCCAAGGGCGGTACGGGACAGAGCGCGGGCGGAGCCACTTCGGGCGGGAAGATCGCCTTGATGCTGCCGGAGTCGAAGACCGCTCGCTATGAAACCCATGATCGCCCGCACTTCGAGCGCAAGGTGCGCGAGCTGTGTCCGGACTGCGAGGTGCTCTATAGCAACGCCGATCAGGATGCCTCCAAGCAGCAGAGCCAGGCCGAGGCGGCGCTGACCAATGGCGCCCGGGTGCTCGTGTTGGATCCCGTGGACTCGGCTTCCGCGGCCGCCATCGTCGCGCGTGCCCGGCAATCGAAGGTGGCGGTGCTCAGCTATGAGCGCCTCATCCTCAACGCGGACGTCGACTACTACATCTCCTTCGACAACGAGCAGGTGGGCCGGCTCCAGGGCCAGGCCCTGGTCGACAAGCTGAAGGCGGACGGCAAGGAGTCTGGCACCATCGTGATGCTTCACGGATCGCCCACCGACAACAATTCGAAGTACTACAAGTCGGGCTCGCACAGCGTGATCGATGGCAGCGGCTTGAAGGTGGGCGCCGAGTACGACACCCCGGACTGGAGCCCCGACAAGGCCCAGCAGGAAATGGAGCAGGCGATCACCCGGCTCGGCAAGGACAGCATCGCGGGCGTGTACTCGGCCAATGACGGAATGGCCAGCGGCGCCATCGCGGCCATGAAGGCGGCGGGCATCAACCCCCTGCCGCCCGTCACGGGCCAGGACGCGGAGCTGGCCGCCATCCAGCGCATCCTCACGGGCGAGCAGTACATGACCGTCTACAAGGCCATCAAGCTGGAGGGAGAGATCGCGGCCGAGGTCGCGGTGACGCTCCTGCGCGGGGGCCAGCCTCCGGCGGGCCGGGTGAACGGCAAGGTGAACAATGGCACCAAGGATGTGCCGTCCATCCTCCTTCCCGCGCAGATCGTGACCAAGGACAACGTGAAGAGCACCGTCATCGCGGATGGGTTCTGGACGGCCGCGCAGCTCTGCGAGGGCTCCTACGCGAGCGCCTGCGCGACGGCTCAGATCACGCCCTGA
- a CDS encoding sterol desaturase family protein has translation MAVELIYLVRHRESGLLGYTVRDSAASLSMGLGYSAIALVWKGVAFAFYSVLYELTPLRMGTGPVAWVAIFLADDLCYYWFHRIHHECRFFWASHVVHHSSERYNLSTALRQTWTPMTGLLFWAPLALLGFHPVMIVLQQAISLLYQFWIHTEAIGRMGPLEWVLNTPSHHRVHHGSNARYLDRNYAGILIIWDRLFGTFQQEDERPVYGLTHNLRTYNPVRIAFHEFAAIARDVRRASSWRTRLGHVFRGPGWTPSPEDTRAPLSPRADCGPGPSC, from the coding sequence ATGGCCGTGGAGCTCATCTACCTGGTGCGGCACCGCGAGTCTGGCCTGCTCGGCTACACCGTCCGGGATTCGGCGGCCAGTCTCTCCATGGGCCTCGGTTATTCCGCCATCGCGCTGGTCTGGAAGGGCGTGGCCTTCGCCTTCTACTCGGTGCTCTACGAGCTCACGCCCCTGCGGATGGGCACCGGGCCTGTCGCCTGGGTGGCGATCTTCCTCGCCGACGACCTCTGCTACTACTGGTTCCACCGCATCCATCACGAGTGCCGCTTCTTCTGGGCCTCGCACGTGGTGCACCACTCGAGCGAGCGCTACAACCTCTCCACCGCCCTGCGGCAGACGTGGACGCCCATGACGGGCCTGCTCTTCTGGGCGCCGCTCGCGCTGCTGGGCTTCCACCCGGTGATGATCGTGCTCCAGCAGGCCATCAGCCTGCTCTACCAGTTCTGGATCCACACCGAGGCCATCGGCCGCATGGGTCCCCTGGAGTGGGTGCTCAACACGCCCTCCCACCACCGGGTCCACCACGGCTCCAACGCGCGCTACCTGGACCGCAACTACGCCGGCATCCTCATCATCTGGGACAGGCTCTTCGGGACGTTCCAGCAGGAGGACGAGCGCCCCGTCTACGGCCTCACCCACAACCTGAGGACGTACAACCCGGTGCGCATCGCGTTCCACGAGTTCGCCGCCATCGCGCGCGACGTGCGCCGCGCCTCCTCCTGGCGCACCCGTCTGGGCCACGTGTTCCGCGGTCCCGGGTGGACACCGTCTCCGGAAGACACTCGGGCCCCGCTCTCGCCCCGAGCCGATTGCGGACCCGGTCCCTCTTGTTAG
- a CDS encoding RNA polymerase sigma factor encodes MSIRRVPPVDERQLHDRALQKDPAILVDLLLAFAERIEGFLTSGLKCDKETAHDALIDVLFAYATTPERYDPRQGRLVTYLTQAAKYRVRDRLRSRASEAQREENFASVVELWQPSPKEDLENYVEASRAVDRLIEKGLLKDERDVAALRLILSGESSTETLARALGLDTSCLERMRQEVKRHRDRLMKILERFGKEDPDDPA; translated from the coding sequence ATGTCCATACGAAGAGTTCCGCCGGTGGATGAGCGGCAACTGCATGACCGGGCCCTTCAAAAGGATCCAGCGATCCTGGTCGATCTCCTGCTCGCTTTCGCGGAGCGGATCGAGGGGTTCCTGACGAGTGGTCTGAAGTGCGACAAGGAGACGGCCCACGATGCCCTCATCGATGTGCTCTTCGCCTATGCGACGACCCCCGAGCGGTACGATCCCCGGCAGGGCCGCTTGGTGACCTACCTCACCCAGGCGGCGAAGTATCGGGTGAGGGATCGGCTCCGTTCGCGGGCCTCGGAAGCCCAGCGCGAGGAAAACTTCGCGAGCGTTGTCGAACTCTGGCAGCCGTCTCCGAAGGAGGATTTGGAGAATTATGTGGAGGCATCCCGTGCCGTGGACCGGCTCATCGAGAAGGGGCTCTTGAAGGACGAGCGAGACGTGGCCGCTCTCCGGCTGATCCTCAGCGGGGAGAGTTCCACCGAGACGCTGGCGCGGGCGTTGGGACTGGACACGTCGTGCCTGGAGCGGATGCGGCAGGAAGTGAAGCGGCACCGGGACCGACTCATGAAGATACTGGAACGTTTTGGAAAGGAGGACCCCGATGACCCAGCCTGA
- a CDS encoding ATP-binding protein: protein MADDDKTYQASPGSDPRTAPMAVRGPSAPGAVTPPSGGPVRTVPVAVPGPRPPGAPKPPGGPVAGAPKPAGPPATPPARPVPPVQAKAPPPSNTPPPARPPAAPPPQAKAPAAPASPRNDVLSPLPEKALGEFKELETLAKASSLDLDPELEKAVGFTHFDTSASEDNLITVLTTRKDMHQLASQTLVRVKSREDKRSYLGVVVRGPFSEPDAIAANSTMAVGVVVQGKKMSYTFDYHGRADIEILGEEVGGALSAPKLRPRPKSPVFVLDEQESARVLGLKGSMCIGMVAGHERMEARLDPRDKSILPRHTGIIGTTGGGKSTTVATLIHHAQAAGIATIVFDVEGEYTHVDQPTDHAAMLAALARRGQKAEGVKDLHIHHLTGRDSRNPRHKNLHRFSLNFSSLSPYAISEILGMSEAQQERFHKAYDVTKLLLEDFKIFPRNEEEHQQMLDVDELSTGYPRMTLQHILDVVNTYLYTLSDEGKSESKSRSKSPSRRRGAAEEDPESEEGADSEGGDAPPRGPQLKSEFRGNPGRVLGRVMAQSSKNEISWKALMGKLQNLRRLKIFDVDTAPGVDHGAMLEPGRVSVIDLSDTDSPQLNNLVIADILRGLQETQEARYQAANAQGKSITPVLIVLEEAHEFLSASRISQMPVLFEQVAKIAKRGRKRWLGLVFVTQLPQHLPNEVLGLLNNFIIHKITDSSVISRMQKTAGSIDESLWNRVSRLAPGQALVSFSNFTRPLMVAVDPAPVKRLLVD, encoded by the coding sequence ATGGCCGATGATGACAAGACCTACCAGGCCTCTCCCGGTTCGGACCCGAGGACCGCGCCCATGGCCGTCCGAGGGCCTTCCGCACCAGGTGCCGTGACGCCTCCGTCGGGCGGGCCCGTGCGGACGGTGCCGGTGGCGGTGCCGGGGCCAAGACCGCCGGGCGCACCCAAACCCCCGGGCGGGCCCGTCGCTGGCGCCCCGAAGCCGGCTGGACCCCCGGCAACACCTCCCGCCCGGCCTGTCCCTCCAGTGCAGGCCAAGGCTCCGCCGCCGTCCAACACCCCGCCACCGGCCAGGCCACCCGCCGCTCCGCCGCCGCAGGCGAAGGCACCCGCTGCTCCAGCCTCGCCCCGGAACGACGTCCTCAGCCCCCTGCCCGAGAAGGCGCTGGGGGAGTTCAAGGAACTCGAGACCCTGGCGAAGGCCTCCTCCCTGGACCTGGATCCGGAGCTCGAGAAGGCCGTGGGCTTCACCCACTTCGACACCTCGGCGAGCGAGGACAACCTCATCACCGTGCTGACGACGCGGAAGGACATGCACCAACTGGCCTCGCAGACGCTCGTGCGGGTGAAGTCCCGGGAGGACAAGCGCTCCTATCTGGGCGTGGTCGTCCGGGGTCCCTTCTCCGAGCCGGATGCCATCGCCGCCAACTCCACGATGGCGGTGGGCGTGGTCGTGCAGGGCAAGAAGATGTCCTACACCTTCGATTACCACGGGCGCGCCGACATCGAGATCCTGGGGGAGGAGGTGGGCGGCGCTCTCTCGGCCCCCAAACTCCGGCCTCGCCCCAAGAGCCCCGTCTTCGTCTTGGATGAGCAGGAGAGCGCGCGGGTGCTGGGGCTCAAGGGGAGCATGTGCATCGGGATGGTGGCGGGTCATGAGCGGATGGAGGCCCGCCTGGATCCTCGGGACAAGTCCATCCTCCCGCGTCACACCGGCATCATCGGAACCACGGGCGGAGGCAAATCCACCACCGTGGCGACCCTCATCCACCATGCACAGGCGGCGGGCATCGCGACCATCGTCTTCGACGTGGAAGGGGAGTACACGCACGTGGATCAGCCCACGGACCACGCGGCCATGCTCGCGGCCCTGGCGCGCAGGGGCCAGAAGGCCGAGGGCGTGAAGGACCTGCACATCCACCACCTCACGGGCCGGGACAGCCGCAACCCGAGGCACAAGAACCTGCACCGCTTCTCGCTGAACTTCTCGAGCCTGTCGCCCTACGCCATCTCGGAAATCCTCGGCATGTCCGAGGCGCAGCAGGAGCGCTTCCACAAGGCCTATGACGTCACGAAGCTGCTCCTGGAGGACTTCAAGATCTTCCCCCGGAACGAGGAGGAGCATCAGCAGATGCTGGACGTGGACGAGCTCTCCACGGGCTATCCGCGGATGACGCTCCAGCACATCCTCGACGTCGTGAACACGTACCTCTACACCCTCAGTGACGAGGGCAAGAGCGAGAGCAAGAGCCGGTCGAAGTCCCCATCGAGGCGGCGAGGCGCCGCGGAGGAGGATCCCGAGTCGGAAGAGGGGGCGGACTCGGAGGGCGGGGATGCCCCGCCACGCGGTCCTCAGTTGAAGAGTGAGTTCCGCGGGAATCCCGGCCGGGTGTTGGGCCGGGTGATGGCGCAGAGCAGCAAGAACGAGATCAGCTGGAAGGCCTTGATGGGCAAGCTGCAGAACCTGCGGCGCCTCAAGATCTTCGATGTCGACACCGCGCCCGGCGTGGATCACGGCGCGATGCTCGAGCCTGGACGGGTGTCGGTGATCGACTTGTCGGACACGGACTCGCCCCAGCTCAACAACCTCGTCATCGCCGACATCCTCCGGGGACTGCAGGAGACCCAGGAGGCGCGCTACCAGGCGGCGAACGCCCAGGGCAAGTCCATCACCCCGGTGCTCATCGTCCTCGAGGAGGCGCACGAGTTCCTGTCCGCCAGCCGCATCTCCCAGATGCCGGTGCTGTTCGAGCAGGTGGCGAAGATCGCGAAGCGGGGGCGCAAGCGCTGGTTGGGGCTTGTCTTCGTCACGCAGCTTCCGCAGCACCTGCCCAACGAGGTGCTGGGTCTGCTCAACAACTTCATCATCCACAAGATCACGGACAGCTCCGTCATCTCGCGGATGCAGAAGACGGCGGGCAGCATCGACGAGAGCTTGTGGAACCGCGTCTCGCGGCTCGCGCCCGGCCAGGCGCTCGTGTCATTCAGCAACTTCACCCGGCCGTTGATGGTCGCGGTGGATCCCGCTCCCGTGAAGCGTCTGCTCGTGGATTGA
- a CDS encoding ImmA/IrrE family metallo-endopeptidase, which produces MRRRWLEDAVKASKLGATPSTRFPRDLAEEVEIHLPVFLVKIPGLTTHQIRDWLAQRDIQVNAPQEDRAIHGCMVAEKEHGFIFWDSQDTAAVQRFTLAHEVAHFVLDHLLPRMKAVGALGKRICEVLDGEREPNIEEGMSAMFKRIPLVQVKLMDRDSSGAICVGRVDAAEHRADRLAFELLAPAEQVLPMLKGVSRKEGVAKMAFRFGLRPEEAESYARILLGPEHRPFSIKKYFNEEEEE; this is translated from the coding sequence ATGAGGCGCAGGTGGCTGGAGGACGCGGTGAAGGCCAGCAAGCTGGGCGCTACCCCCAGCACGCGTTTCCCTCGTGACTTGGCGGAGGAGGTGGAAATCCACCTCCCCGTTTTCCTCGTGAAGATTCCGGGACTCACCACCCACCAGATTCGCGACTGGTTGGCCCAACGGGACATCCAGGTCAATGCCCCCCAGGAGGACCGTGCGATTCACGGGTGCATGGTGGCGGAGAAGGAACACGGATTCATCTTCTGGGACAGCCAGGACACCGCGGCTGTGCAGCGCTTCACCCTGGCGCATGAAGTGGCCCACTTCGTCCTCGATCATCTATTGCCGCGGATGAAGGCCGTGGGAGCCCTTGGCAAGCGCATCTGCGAGGTGCTCGATGGGGAGCGCGAGCCCAATATCGAGGAGGGTATGTCCGCCATGTTCAAGCGGATTCCCCTCGTGCAGGTCAAGCTCATGGATCGGGATTCCTCGGGGGCCATCTGCGTGGGCAGGGTGGATGCCGCGGAGCATCGCGCGGATCGTCTGGCCTTTGAATTGTTGGCACCCGCGGAGCAGGTCCTCCCGATGTTGAAGGGAGTCTCTCGGAAGGAGGGAGTGGCGAAAATGGCGTTCCGGTTCGGCCTTCGCCCAGAAGAGGCCGAGTCGTATGCCCGGATCCTGCTCGGGCCAGAACACCGGCCCTTTTCCATCAAGAAGTATTTCAATGAGGAGGAGGAGGAATAA
- a CDS encoding LuxR C-terminal-related transcriptional regulator translates to MTWEDMYPRERLLIGKLMEGLIHVQTLSELVRCVEEFLASLIAADCMALCVSRPGPARGYDWLVARMLPAFFDRAPEWGGCDFVQDAVALHPNTVMRDEDMISREDLERNSMYRISHEMGMPLEQVMSIMLTVPGQTWHGGFTAYRTRPRPFSEREQGLLQYVARLLAITIQKCRMFLEGALHGGLFESLAREQNVALLVLSPPSEIIKETAPVSALVSKWFSPKECAPSGIPRELLETCASLVERSAAGTWVRENEEAGETLTVTFTPFTRADGPAYWQLKFQETHHPMLVTWLKKLTPKETQIAQLLLQGKSDKEIAALAGCEVGTVKKHLRSIYGKTETSGRAEFIAKALKKPE, encoded by the coding sequence ATGACTTGGGAGGACATGTACCCGCGGGAGCGCTTGCTCATCGGCAAGCTGATGGAAGGATTGATCCACGTCCAGACCCTGTCGGAGCTGGTGCGGTGCGTGGAGGAGTTCCTGGCCAGCTTGATCGCGGCGGATTGCATGGCGTTGTGCGTATCCAGACCCGGTCCGGCGCGCGGATACGACTGGTTGGTGGCGCGGATGCTTCCGGCGTTCTTCGACCGGGCCCCGGAATGGGGCGGGTGTGATTTCGTCCAGGACGCGGTCGCGCTCCACCCGAACACGGTCATGCGGGATGAAGACATGATCTCGCGCGAGGATCTGGAGCGCAATTCCATGTATCGGATCAGCCACGAGATGGGCATGCCGCTCGAGCAAGTCATGTCCATCATGCTGACCGTTCCAGGACAAACCTGGCATGGGGGATTCACCGCGTACCGGACCCGGCCTCGTCCCTTCTCGGAGCGCGAACAGGGTCTCCTTCAGTATGTCGCACGGCTGTTGGCGATCACGATCCAGAAGTGCCGGATGTTCCTGGAGGGGGCGCTCCATGGCGGCCTTTTCGAATCGCTCGCCCGGGAGCAAAACGTGGCGCTCCTGGTGTTGTCGCCACCATCGGAAATCATCAAGGAGACGGCGCCTGTCTCCGCGCTGGTGAGCAAGTGGTTTTCTCCCAAGGAGTGCGCGCCGTCAGGCATTCCGAGGGAGTTGCTCGAGACGTGTGCCTCGTTGGTGGAGCGCTCGGCCGCGGGAACGTGGGTGCGCGAGAACGAAGAAGCAGGAGAGACCCTGACGGTGACGTTCACTCCCTTTACGCGGGCGGATGGTCCCGCGTACTGGCAATTGAAATTCCAGGAGACACATCACCCCATGCTCGTGACCTGGCTCAAGAAGTTGACGCCCAAGGAAACGCAAATCGCTCAACTCCTCCTCCAGGGCAAATCCGACAAGGAAATCGCGGCGCTGGCGGGATGTGAGGTGGGCACCGTGAAGAAGCACCTGCGCAGCATCTACGGGAAGACGGAGACGAGTGGCCGGGCCGAGTTCATCGCCAAGGCCTTGAAGAAGCCGGAGTGA
- a CDS encoding TetR/AcrR family transcriptional regulator, with protein sequence MSDASTLTVGEPRARRTQQERRDATRLKLLDATIECLVELGYARLTTLAVAQRADVSQGALFKHFPTKAGLLGAAVEHLFPRLIDEYRAGFDGLPAAPEERIAEAIARLWHIYQRPELLAAIELYVAARTDPELAAALSVVDPPHRRHLHAVARELFPNVAATQPGFDALIELILNAVQGAAVGGAALPSNPDHPRMLALLTQFARRAFSSSP encoded by the coding sequence ATGTCCGATGCATCGACCCTCACCGTGGGCGAGCCCCGAGCCCGGAGGACCCAGCAGGAGCGCCGGGATGCCACCCGCCTCAAGCTGCTGGACGCCACGATCGAGTGTCTGGTGGAGCTGGGCTACGCGCGGCTCACCACCCTGGCGGTGGCCCAGCGCGCCGACGTGTCCCAGGGGGCCCTGTTCAAGCACTTCCCCACCAAGGCCGGCCTGCTCGGCGCCGCGGTCGAGCACCTGTTTCCCCGCCTGATCGACGAGTACCGCGCCGGGTTCGACGGCCTGCCCGCCGCCCCGGAGGAGCGCATCGCCGAGGCCATCGCGCGGCTCTGGCACATCTACCAGCGCCCGGAGTTGCTCGCCGCCATCGAGCTGTACGTCGCCGCGCGCACCGATCCCGAGCTGGCCGCGGCCCTGAGTGTCGTGGACCCGCCCCACCGCCGTCACCTGCACGCCGTGGCGCGTGAGCTCTTCCCCAACGTCGCCGCCACCCAGCCGGGCTTCGACGCCCTCATCGAGCTCATCCTCAACGCCGTGCAGGGCGCCGCCGTCGGTGGCGCCGCCCTCCCCTCCAATCCAGATCACCCCCGGATGCTCGCCCTCCTCACCCAGTTCGCGCGCCGCGCCTTCTCCTCTTCTCCCTAG
- a CDS encoding (2Fe-2S)-binding protein: MAFTLTVNGETHSIDADEDTPLLYVLRDELKLHGAKYGCGVGQCGACTVLRDGAPLRSCFVPAASLGGQAITTLEGLRGPGGALHPLQRAFLDEQAGQCAYCIPGMILAAEALLRVKPDPTEAEIRTALDANLCRCGSHNRIVRAIQRAAKERQG; the protein is encoded by the coding sequence ATGGCCTTCACGCTGACCGTCAATGGAGAGACCCACTCCATCGACGCCGATGAGGACACGCCCCTTCTCTACGTCCTGCGGGACGAGTTGAAACTCCATGGCGCCAAATACGGCTGCGGCGTGGGCCAGTGTGGCGCCTGCACGGTGCTGCGCGACGGCGCGCCCCTGCGCTCGTGCTTCGTTCCCGCCGCCTCGCTCGGTGGACAGGCCATCACGACGCTCGAGGGCCTGCGGGGCCCGGGCGGAGCGCTCCATCCGCTCCAACGCGCGTTCCTCGACGAACAGGCCGGGCAGTGCGCGTACTGCATCCCGGGGATGATCCTCGCGGCGGAGGCGCTGCTGCGCGTGAAGCCCGATCCCACGGAGGCGGAGATCCGCACCGCCCTGGACGCGAACCTGTGCCGGTGTGGCTCGCACAACCGCATCGTGCGCGCCATCCAACGCGCCGCGAAGGAGCGCCAGGGATGA